Proteins from a genomic interval of Candidatus Angelobacter sp.:
- a CDS encoding PilT/PilU family type 4a pilus ATPase, which produces MNESRFDKLLATASEYGASDLHLIAGVPPAYRVNGEIILADEDALTPEVVTPMAEALLNDVQREKFEREWELCISLLHPTAGRVRVTFYRRNGHPEMSFRFCGDRIPGREELGLPAKIDDMARKPNGLFLITGPTGAGKTTTLNYMVDVINSERRCKIITIEDPIEYVHENKRAIVVQQEVLTDTHSFNRALVHGLRQDPDVIVVGEVRDHEAIATALKAAETGHLVLATLHSPSVALALERIVGVFEGSAQRQIVLQLANALQGIIAQELLPAVDRSRRVLAYELLVSSGAVRNLIRENNLHQLENCIQTGGRDGMVLMDSCLYELYCRCQISYDTALSRARNPDRIAKRANQS; this is translated from the coding sequence ATGAACGAATCGCGATTTGACAAACTGCTCGCGACGGCCAGTGAATACGGCGCGTCGGATCTGCACTTGATCGCCGGAGTGCCGCCGGCTTATCGCGTCAACGGAGAAATCATTCTTGCCGACGAAGACGCACTGACGCCGGAAGTCGTCACGCCGATGGCGGAGGCTCTCCTTAACGATGTTCAACGCGAGAAGTTCGAGCGTGAATGGGAACTGTGCATTTCATTGCTCCATCCGACCGCCGGCCGCGTGCGTGTGACGTTTTACCGGAGAAATGGCCATCCGGAAATGAGTTTCAGATTTTGCGGAGACCGGATTCCCGGACGCGAAGAACTTGGACTGCCGGCGAAGATTGACGATATGGCGCGCAAGCCGAATGGCTTGTTTCTCATCACCGGCCCGACCGGCGCGGGCAAGACCACGACGTTGAATTACATGGTGGACGTGATCAACAGCGAGCGGCGCTGCAAAATAATCACGATTGAGGATCCCATCGAATACGTGCATGAAAACAAGCGTGCCATTGTCGTGCAACAGGAAGTGCTGACGGACACGCACTCCTTCAACCGCGCGCTCGTGCATGGACTTCGCCAGGATCCGGACGTGATTGTCGTGGGCGAGGTGCGTGATCATGAAGCAATCGCCACGGCGTTGAAGGCTGCCGAAACCGGACATCTTGTCCTCGCCACGCTGCACTCGCCGAGTGTCGCGCTGGCATTGGAACGGATCGTTGGCGTTTTTGAAGGAAGCGCCCAGCGACAGATCGTCTTGCAGCTTGCCAATGCGCTGCAAGGCATCATCGCGCAGGAACTGCTGCCCGCGGTCGATCGTTCGAGGCGCGTACTCGCCTATGAACTTCTCGTTAGCAGCGGTGCGGTGCGGAATCTCATCCGCGAAAACAACCTGCATCAACTGGAGAATTGCATCCAGACGGGCGGAAGGGATGGCATGGTGCTGATGGACAGCTGCCTTTACGAATTATATTGCCGCTGTCAGATCAGCTACGACACGGCCCTGAGCCGCGCGCGCAATCCCGACCGCATCGCCAAACGGGCCAATCAGTCCTGA